In Rhizophagus irregularis chromosome 24, complete sequence, the sequence attaataattactttttaaattgGCTTTctccttataaaaaattttcattttatttctgtAAATGATATAGTCTTCGGAATTATCATATTCTGCTTTTTCTTATATACAGGGACTGATTAAAAAAACacagaacaaaaaaatattacagaacaaaaaaagaaaaatcctCAAACTCTAACAATATTTTgcaatgaaatatattttcttgttTATCGTTCTTATTTGTACCATCCATGGTCTGACAGTTCATGCATCACCTCTCCATGAGGGTAAGagattaatcatttttatttataattttttatctttctatTTTCTCatgcatttaatattttcatttgtaGTTAGATCTAGTCTTCTCATGAAACGTTGTACAACCGGTGGCCAACTTGGAGATTGTGGTATTGGAGGCGAATGTGTTACTGATGATGATTGTTTGCCGGGTCTTTATTGTGATACCATTGTTGGAGTATGCTATGACTGATGTCACTTTGAATTTTTGAGttagattatttattagtgAATGTATTAGTTATTTTACCTTTTCGCTGTGAAGAAAttaatctataattttttttaattagtaataaatatttctatcatGCAAATATTGTATTCTTGACCTTATACGATTTACTTTCTTGACTCGTGTATATAGTGACGGTCAAAAGTAATGCATTGCCGAAATGAAAAATGGTGATCATAATTCACAGTAGTGTGCCATACTAATAAcgagtttattatattatataaaatttttatatattaataaaataaaagtaaaaaaattcctttattattGATCAAACATGcgatgcttttttttttgactgtttccaaaaattatattatcgcTTCTTCAAAATACTATGTTATAATCATATGATTAATAACTATTGTAAACTCTCGACCAGATAGGATAAGCTGAAAGCAAATATGGATCTTTAAATATCAAtgaatagtaaattttataatgattaaaagttttgagatgaaattaatttattaaatttatcttgcATTTTTTGACGGGTATCTatatcaataacaaataatataattaatataaatactcTATTTTTAGGTTTCAATCATATACTAAGCCATTAAtaaatcttcaaaaaaaaattcctttcaTAACTGtcggtcaaaaaaaaagattttggaTAATTATgtcctttaataaaaaaaaaagaatttagataattatttattattaaaaatgcatTAGGTTTGtaacaaaaattatcaatttaaaaaaaattattaagtatattaatttttgtgaatgaaatttataaacgGAGCCGAATTCCTGATTGCCGATCATCTTGACCCGGTTTAATCGCAGAAAATCCCCTGGAATTCCACGACGATCTACGCCTGAGCCGTGTCCGGATCACGTTACGCCgtttaatttagtaaaaaattctaatgctattttatattaacaattattagCTAACtttcaatgtaaaaattactatataatttaaatatggcaaaaaaattgataatcaaagttatttcttttatctccattttcaacaaaatctGATTTTGTGATGTTATTATGTGATTTTTcgtattgaaaataatatgaatcaTCTCTTTAcacgaatttttaatatttttataccaAGTTATTTTTGGTGGATTTAAACAGCATATTATATAAGAGAATCAAAT encodes:
- a CDS encoding uncharacterized protein (SECRETED:cutsite_VHA-SP; SECRETED:prob_0.9161); SECRETED:SignalP(1-21), with the protein product MKYIFLFIVLICTIHGLTVHASPLHEVRSSLLMKRCTTGGQLGDCGIGGECVTDDDCLPGLYCDTIVGVCYD